taggcaactgacagaatggcagaaaatattttcaaactatacaaCTAATCAAGGATGAATGCCCAGGATCTataatgagatcaagaaactcaacaacagctatagacagagagaggtagaaagacagatcttccatctagtggttcactccccaaatggtggcaacagttggagctaggctggtctgaagccaggagccaggagcttcttctgggtctcccacgtaatttcagggtccatgtgcttgggccccttccactactttctcaggccatcagcagggagctggatctgaagtggagcagccaggacttgaactggtgcccataggggatgctggcactgcagatggaggcttaacctactatgccactgtgccagctccaatacacatttatttacatattaattttatagTTATATATTTTAGGGCTTAGAATATAATTGACCATTTGCTCTGATATATCCTTAGATTTTACAAAGTTATCCGATAAGTACAGAATTAGGAAAAGGAAATTGAAATCTTTTTCTGATTAAAGTAATTGACATTTGGGAAGTTTATCATATTATGTGCCTTCATTTTATTAAGATATCTTATAGTCTGCAAATGAAAGGCTGGATTCACACTGATCCAAAAGTATGCACTTCTTAAGTTATTGATTGAGCTTCATTAACCTAGGAGTAAGCTTTATCAAATAACCTTGAATTATTTCTATTGAAAGATATttcaatatcagacaaaatagactttaagataaaaactattaaaaggcaAAGAAGATCCTTATGTAATAATTCaatgatcaattcaacaagaagatgtgattATCATAAATGTTCATGCATCCAATACTAGGGcacccagttttataaaacaaatgggagaaaatatttgataactgTGTATCCAACAAAAAATTCATATCCAGAGTAtctaaggagctcaagaaacctcacaacaaaacaaacaatccagttaagaaatgggcaaagtacgtgaacagccatttttcaaaggatgaagttcaaatggccaacagacacaggaaaaaaacagcttgggatcactagccatcagggaaatgcagacaaaaaccacaatgaggtatcacttcactccagttgGAATGACcgtttttcaaaaatcaaaaaataacagatGCTGGACAGGTTGTagagaaaaatgtaccctaatacactgctggtgggaatgcacatTGATACAACCTTattgaaaacaatatggagattccacagaaaactaaaaatagatgtaccatataacccagctatcccactcctggaaatataaccaaaggaaatgaaatcggcaCATGAAAGAGATACCTCCACTCCTGtgtttatagcaactcaattcacaacagtaaagatatgaaatcaatctagatgtccatcaactgatgattggacaAAGAAAAtctaacatatgtatatatattatatgtatatatatgatggaatattacttagccataaaaaagaatgaaatactgacatttgcaacaaaatgggtacaACTGGAGGTAATTAAGCTAAGTGAAGCAAATCAGATCCAGAAAGacgaatataaaatatttttccttatttgtggaagttaatagataaaatataaaaatcaggccggcgctgcggctcactaggctaatcctccgcctagcggcgccggcacaccgggttctagtcccggtcggggcgccggattctgtcccagttgcccctcttccaggccagccctctactgtggccagggagtgcagtggaggatggcccaggtgcttgggccctgcaccccatgggagaccaggagaagcacctggctcctggctcctgccatcggatcagcgcggtgcgctggctgcagcgcgccggccgcggcggccattggagggtgaaccaacggcaaaaggaagacctttctctctctctctctctctctctctctctctgtccactctgcctgtcaaaaaaaaatatataaaatcatttcaattaaaatttaggTGATTTACAGAAACATTCTGTGTCCAAAACACATAGCATTCACTAATAAAATGTGAAGGGCTCTCAAGTATATTAGATTTTTCTAACTCTGAAATTTTTCTAACATTGAAATGTTGTGTAAAAGCAATAGTCAAAAAGGTTAAAAAGAGATTACACATAAAACACTGGAAGTTGAGAGGGGATAGTGGGAAAGACAGCAGATTTTATAGGAGAAATCCCAGAACAAGAATAGAGAACATCTGGCTTAGTAGTAATTCACATATAAggtcaaaataaaacaaaagaaaaattaagttttttttgaCTGTcagattaaaaagaaacaacataattcaaagttttctttaaaaaaggttatttatttgaaaggcagaattgcagagatagagggagagacaaagaaagagcaaTAGAGCaatctctatctgctggtttgtttcccagatggtctcaacggccaggagtgggccaggctgaagctgggagcctggaactgcattcactcccaggtaggtggcaggggcctaaacacatgggtcatcctttgctgccttaCTTTAGCAGGGTGCcagctaggaagtggagcagccaggactcaaaccgcttctccagtgtgggatgctggtgttgtaagtgatggcttaacccactgtgccacaatgttggcccaggcaacaaaacttttttttttttttaacatgaacaTCAGCaaaatagaaagcatttgattgcTGCTGAAAGCAGATCTTGATAGACATGCTGGACATTGCAGAGATGAGAAGGGTATGGAGCAAGCCCATATTTATCTTTTACATTTTGAAAGGATGTTGGAAGGTAAAACAGGAGGACTCATGATAGCTGCAGAAAGCAGAATACTGGGGAGAAGCTCTGATAATCAGATTGGGGTGGGGAAAAGTTTCAAAGAATCAAACAggcttaaaataaaacttttaacaaGGAGTCTGTCCAAAATAACTTTGTGATTGTCCCGCGAGTATTGAACAGGTGAGGATCACACTGTCTGCTCTCATACAGCCCTCATGGGATGGCTGTAAAGTTAGTTCTTGTTAGGAAATTTAATTAATCTATTTTCAGCCCTCTCTCAGAGGGACTTCCTCCTCCAAGTTCTGAAAAACTTTATGCTGCAACCCTCCGACACAGATCTGTGGgatgagaaaaacacactaaTGCGGACTCTGGCAGCCGATATTTTTGGAGGTCCTCGGGGATCAGGGAGTCTCGTCGCTCGtcttaaatttccattttgttccCATCTTCACTCAGAGGTCTGTGAAACACATCAGCATGGGGACGGAAAATTTTCATGGAGTTTGATCTCCCAGATTTGTTGGCACGTACTCAATTTGGGTACTGAGGTAGTCACCGTTCTGCAAGACAGCTGAAGAGTTGTCCATCACTTTCACTCTTTGTCCAGGAAGACAGACACAGCAGTTCTTTGGACAAAATCATATCAAACGAAGAGCAAACGTTGACACCAGGTGCTGTAAGATTAGAGTCCTGGGCCTTGCCCTTGAGAGCATGGTCGCGCCCTGCTGGTGAGAGTTGTTATTTTACTGGGGATTATTTGAGATAATTTTGACTTTgtcattgataatttttatttgtcaaatacATCTTCATTTCTAGGATGAAATAGAAAAGATTTGGACTCTACAGTTTCATGTAAAAAAGTTCCTAAGACAGAAAAGAGATATCAATTCAGGTAAGAATAACCATAAAACAATAATATCTATTGTTATCCTATAATGAGATATCTAAGAACATTGTctagatattaaaaatatgttttttcttgAGTTTAATAATGTATCCTGCCAAAGTTAAAAATGACCAAGATGAGAACAAACTTGGATAATTCACGGTCCATTGCTTGAAGGAAAATCGTGGCTAAACTGGGCTGAGAACGTGAtcattgatataaaaatatagtCCTCGTGGTGTTTATTAGctcatctttcttatttcacTGCTTGGAAAAAATCTCATTGTCATAAAATCCTCCTCTGATCTCCATTTCAATTATTTCATACCGACTACTCACTATTCATAATTCTGTATTCATGGAGATTAAGATTTTATAgtctttttcttctgcagttttacGTGAAAGCGGTAAGCAGCACTGTGCAATTGTACTCAAGTAATGAGGATAGATTAATCAGCTTTTTCTCACAGGCCCATTCACCACATATCCTGAATCAAAAATCGTGACGCCGGGTGATTGTTTGGTATTGCACTCTTGGTAccacatctcgtatcagagtgcctgggttcagatcccaaCTCCATCCACAGTTCTGCTAAGGTGTACCCTGGGGGCAGCCTGTAAGTGGGAGACCCATctcaagtttctggctcctgtctttgccctggctcaaccctagctactgcaggcatttggggagtgaactagtggatgggagatctctgtctctctgactttcaaataaataacatatgtaGTAAGtaaaggcattaaaaaaaaaaaatgacacaatgTGGCCAGAATACATAAGGGTACTTTAAAAGGtgcagaaaatggaaataaaaatatgtttatattggTGTaggtaattttgaaatttatgtgtaGCTTGTTCatattcacattttccatgaatttttgaggaTATTGTGGGCCCATTGAGTCAGGCTTGCTCTCAAAAGCTTGCCTGTGATCTGCATGATGTGCTCATAGAAAGCTCAAAGTGTTAGCATCTCCAGCTAGTACCttgaaaatgtgttatttaaaaagCTAGACGTGCGTGTATTTACTTGTACTTGTCACTTAGTAATGAACTCGAGGCAGCTTTATATCAcactaaacattttattttatatcctgtacTATCTCATCAGTTAAAATTACATTCAATTCTTTTGGCCTTCATATTCTGTCTGAAACATAATAGTTGCCACAGACAGACCCTTAAAATGTTGAATGGACACATTAATGCACAATTAGACAGTTGGAAATAGATTGCCTTTGAAAAATTAGTAGGTTGCTTTTATATATACTCAAAAAAGCAACATAAGATTTAGTACAATAACttaagtttttttcttctctttcctttttcctcctcctccttttattttatttcaaagtatgtTCAAAAAACAAGGCCTATAAGcttgtgaaattttttaaaagatttatttatttatttgagaagcagagttatggacagagagagggagagacagagaaagaggtcttttatctgctggttcactccccagatggcctcaatggctggagatgggccgatccagagccaggagcttcttctgggtctccaacgtgagtgcaggggcctaagcacttggaccatcttccactgcttttccagaccattatagcagagagctggataggaagtggagcagccgggacttgaaccagcgcccatatgtgatgggatgctggcaccacaggcagattaacctaataagccacagcactggtcaccagcttgtgacttttaaaaatagctttattcagattcattaacacaaaaacttgtacataTAAAGGTGTAGAGCttaatgttttaagatttatttgccttATGAAATCAGGCTAACCAATTCCAAACTTGTGATTTATTGCAGAAGAAAGAAATGCATGTGAAATGGTTGATTGCATTTTAAACGatatataagtaaaataacaTTTTGGTAATTTAATTTTAGTTGTTGGAGTCTGGTAGAAAATTTATGTTACCTTGTAGTGTACAtttagtttccttttcctttattttttattaagatagtaaaataaaatataattaaagagaAAACTGTGTGTTAAGTAATAAGTTAAAATTTTAGGCAGTAtctttttctaaatattaggAACTTCTCAGACTTTAATATTTGAAATTGCCATCTTAATCAAAAATGATATCTTGCAAACCATCTATTATGACAAGGagagaaatataaaaaaggaTCAAGTTACATTGCATTGAAGTTAATGCCAATGTTCAACACAAAATAGTTTGCCTTGAGTTCAGATTCCATGTTAACCAGTTATGTTCCCCTAGGCAAGTCAAACCATCTCTCATCTTGAGTTTGCTTGTGTGTAATCTCAAGAAAATGGATAATAGATAATAGATGAGAAAGCATATCAGTTCTGAAGTCTTCTTTGATGTGAAGTATTGTTTACGATAGAGTAAATTCATTTGCTGACTTTCTCTCATACCTTGAAGCAGAGTTTGCCATGGGTGACAAGGGAGGAAACAACCACTCGGAAGTGACTGACTTCATCCTTGTGGGCATCAGGGTCCGTCCAGAGTTCCACGTTCTCCTCTTCCTACTTTTCCTGGTTATTTATGGGATGGTCCTTCTGGGGAACCTTAGCATGATTGGAATCATTGTGACTGATCCGCGGCTGAACACACCAATGTATTTCTTCCTAGGCAACCTCTCCGTCATTGACCTCTCCTATTGCACAGTAATTGTACCCAAAGCCATGGCCAACATCCTCTCTCAGAAAAAGACCATATCCTTTGCAGGTTGCGTGGCTCAGCTGTTCCTCTACGCACTTTTCATGGTCACAGAGGCCTTTGTCCTGGCAGCCATGGCCTATGACCGCTTCATTGCCATCTGCAACCCACTTCTTTACAGCGTGCGTATGTCACGGAGCGTCTGTGTCCAGTTGGTGGCTGGTTCCTATCTCTGTGGTTGGGTCAGTTCCATCCTTCAGATCAGTGTAACGTTCTCTATGTCCTTCTGTGCCTCCCGAGTCATTGATCACTTCTACTGCGACTCAAATCCTATTGAAAAGATCTCCTGTTCTAACATCTTTATCAACAAGCTGGTGTCGTTTAGTTTGGCGGTCCTCATCATTCTGCCCACGATTGTTGTCATTGTAGTATCTTACATGTACATCGTGTCTACTGTTTTAAAGATTCCCTCCcgagaagggaggaagaaagcctTCTCCACTTGCAGCTCCCACCTGGGGGTTGTCAGTTTGCTTTATGGGACTGTCTCCTTCGTGTACCTCACACCTCCAAACAACCCAGAACTTCGCAAAGTAGCCTCAGTTTGTTACATTTTGTTCACTCCTATGTTGAACCCTTTAATCTACTCTCTAAGAAATAAGGATGTTAAAGATGCTGTGAGAAGAATCCtatggaggaaaaaaatgttaGTCTAAATCAGCTTCCATTTGCTTTACTGGTTTTTCCTTCAATTGACTTTGTTTGCCTGATCTTCTAGATCTAGGAATTTCAAGTTCAACCTCATTTAAAGTAAGAAAGAAAGGTCACACCACCTCTCAACTCTTCTGTTCCacaacatggatttttttttcattttatgttaacAATAATTGTAGATATCTATGGGGGTGCAGTATTAATTATTTCCTGTATAGAACATTCCAGATAAATTACTTTCTTTCCCAcaaggaaaatatgaaaattctGGGCATTCATGAAAGTGCTCTGCATTTTTGCAGATATGTTTCTCACTGTGCAGGTAATATGTTAGAGGAATGGAGAAGTATGATATTGTactgtttcttttctctgtatGCCTAAGCAGAATTCACCTAGAGAAAACACTTCATATTGTGATTGACTTGAAAACTGTGTCACAACTAGTCTCCATGAAGAAAAGACTGGGTACAAATGCTagttttgtgttttgcttttgacAGCATGTCTGAGACATGAGACCATGTGTGCATGTTGAAGAGGAATGGAAAAGAGAACTAAGCAGAGCACCCTTTGTTGAATTAAAGAGACCAAAGAGGAATAATGGGAAAATTGCTTTCATTGGgtataaatcaaaatattttgtttgatgTTATCTGAGTGGCATGGTTGGCCCTGCTTTGCTCTAATATAGTGAAAAATCTTATAATGTTTATATTTCTCAGCTCATGCCCTTTATGTGTTTTTTGGGTAGTAAAAAATTATTGGCTATGAACATGCAATAAGTAAAAGTTTTTTGTATTGAGATGAATTCTGCTTAAAAATCTGTGATAAATATCATAGGTTGTTAATATAATCTATATGAATAGTTGgatgatatgtgtgtgtatgtatgtgtatatgtgtagttTGATTATAGGGTAATTAAAAATGTGACGAGTCCCAAACATCAAACATCAGTTGAGAAAAAGGCAGTTAAGAGAGCAGCCTACAGTTTGATAGGTGTCAAGGGAGGCCAAGTTCTGGAGGAATTCATGCCAGACTTGCTGTTCTGcaaataatgtaaataatactTGAAATGACAATGGCCATGCCTCAGTCTAGATAATATCATTGTAGACATAAACTGAATCCAAGAAAAATTACAATGGCCCATTTTGTTCACATACTTATCATTGTAAAAACCTAAAATATGGCTCTTTCCTTGgtctttttctgcttttatttaggTAACAAAGTCTGCTTTGATGAATGCAACATGGCATCTTTGTAGGCTGATATTTATCAGAGAAAGGGATTTGAAGTGTAAGTATTCTTATCTAAGAGGTGGAGAAGGAAGGTAGGGGACTTAGTACATAAAGGTGAAATTGATTCTCTCCTGCTGAGATCTGCCAGTCTACAACTTTAGGGGCAAACAGCAACCCAAATCACTTGGCACACTGATCTTTAGAATGGATTAATAGTCTGgaaggtgtggtttttttttatttatgtttaggtttttttaaggtttatgtttTTGTTGTTCCCATTATGTGCCTTAAATTGCTGCTCTTTGAAATatctccaggccggcgccgcggctcactaggctaatcctccacctagcggcgccggcacaccgggttctagtcccggtcggggcgccggattctgtcccggttgcccctcttccaggccagccctctgctgtggccagggagtgcagtggaggatggcccaggtgcttgggccctgcaccccatgggagaccaggaaaagcacctggctcctggctcctgccatcggatcagcgcggtgcgccggccgcagcgcgccagccgcggcggccattggagggtgaaccaacggcaaaggaagacctttctctctgtctctctctctcactgtccactctgcctgtcaaaaaaaaaaaaaaaaaatgaaatatctccaaGTGTGAGTTGGAAAAAGGCAATAAAATATTGGATAAGAATACACCCTAGATCCCTTTGCTTTCATTCTAAATATGTAGATTGTGTTTCCTGATTTCTAGTTCTAGTAGACTGCAGTATTCCAGAACATGACCTCACAAACAGCATTGCTTAAAGGGCTGTGAATGCCTAaaggaatgtggaaaagttgaAAACTCAAGACAGGATGCTTTCAGAAATGTGAATTTTTCAGCTGTCATTTCTTTTGTCTCCCTCTCCCGTCACATTTTCTTTGAtaagatttggggggggggtggttcatAAACCATGTGTGAAAAGTATTGCTTAATTTAAGACTTTCTTGTGTCATCAATATTCCATCAGAGCCAACCATGATCATACAAAAGTTTTGCTGGCTCTTGTTGacaaagtattttcttttgcaaCGATGCATGGGTTACTTTGGAAAGTAATATCCAGTGTCAGGTACCTTATAAGTTAGTGTTCAGAGGTGACTACCAAACTGTACAAAAATCTGCATGGAGAAAGATTTCTATGGTGCTACAACAATGAGAGGCTGAGAATTGCACCAGGCGTCTCAAACACCCTTAACCAATTTGTTCTGTGTTGCTTTATCTTCTCTGTTGACAAACTTTTGTACATGTACGTGTATGTATTGTATTGTAATAGCATTTTTTGCATGcatctttaaattttatgtattattgATGCTTAAATATTTAGTGTGTTGATGCAAGATTTTAGTTAgaacatttataatattttctattaCTAAGATTCAAAGCTTCTTTGAATTAGAATGATGTAAATGATGATTACATACTAATTCAAACGtcataaatgtaaattaaaattactaAATTAAACACTGTAGACTAGCTCTCAGAACTTGCTCCCTTGCATTTCCTTATGATGGTTTCAACTCATTTTGGGGATGTAAATTGTTGTGGTGACTGGAGTAGTTGAATTGATAAGGTATTGTAAAAATGGTGTAATGTTGAGTACTATTGGACAAtgctactcttaatttttaaaaaacattcattttattttatttgaaagttagagttacagaaagacaaagaggaaaagaaagagagagagaatctttcatctgttggttcactcttgaaatcgTTGAAACCACTAGAGCTGGGCCGgtttgaaatcaggagccaggagcttcttccaggtctcccatgtgggtgcaggtgtccaaggacttgggccatcttctattgctttctcaggccataatagagagctggattggaaatggagcagctgggactggaaccggcaccgatatgggatactggtgctgtaggctgtggcttaacccattacgccacaatgctggcctctactCTTAATTCTTGTGAACTGAGAATAGGTTGTCATTTTGCTCAGTCTCATGGTACCCTTTACTATGAGTGCTTCTAGGCCAGTGTTCTTATAATCTCAGCAAAGACACAGCTCTTGATGTCtggggagaaagggaaaaagagaagagatggGATGCAAGAAGAGCAGAGTATTCAGAAACTGAaagcacacacaaaaacattttaaagcccTATTTAGTTATCTCAGTTGTGTaaaaaagcaacagcaaaaataaaaatttaaagaaagactgATTTCCATTTTCCTTACTTTTATAGAATATAGCTTCCAGATTTTCAAAATAGTTTCTTTTGTTCTTGTCAATGTCTTTCAAGTATCCATGTAGTCACAGCTTTTGGTCCTTCAATGATTGACATCAGTTTCTTTCACTGAATGTCTTGGAGTTAGTGGCaacttttataaattaaatttgcaTGGCTTAAGCAAAAGATGACTATTTTTATCTACAAGTTTCCTTTTGCTCTGGTTGCACAAGCACAGTGATCAGCCTGGAGAAGACAAGCTCCCCCTCAACCTTCCAGGGAGCCAGAGATGGAAAGCAACCAGTTTCCAAACAGAATCATCTTGAAAGCTTTCACTTCAGGAAATTTCAGGCTCTTTGTCCCTCTGCTGGGAATTCAAATGCCAGTGAAGACCCTTATGTCTCAGTTTTGAGTATGTATGCACTCATTTTCTAAaagctgaatttatttatttgaaaggcggagagacagaaaTAGCGAGATGGATATAGAGAGAGCTCTCGTAGGCCTGCtgactacccaaatgcctacaatggtaaatatatatatatatttaaatcagaTGTGAGAAATAGTGTGCTGGAGAGTTTGGGAAATACAGaattttttccttattaaaaacaaaaataaggcaGGGTGACTGgttttttggcacagtgggttaagccgtgagtcctggctgctccacttccaaaccagccccctgctagtgtatccaggaaggcagtgaaagacagTCCaaatgcgtgggcccctgcacccatgtgggacccctggaggaagctcctggctcctgggctcagcctggccccaccctggctgttgtggctaggagtgacccagaggatgggagattctctctctctctctctctctttctatctctctctctctgtgactctgcctttctaataaattttaaaaataaataaaaattttaaaagggtaggattaaagaaaaagaattgcttctcatttgcttctcaattcctttttcctttttggacCACATGAGAACAAAGgatccagagaggaggcagaggcaggcagaagtGCAAATCATTCTTTCTGGTGCTGCCAAAGAGAAACTAAGTGGTTCTGTTGTTTGACATTAAGTGAAAAGGAGAACATTCTTCAGATAAGTTCTTATCTTCATAACAGCTTCTCATGCACTGAGAATCTATTTTTATTCTAGCTAAGATCACACCTGTTTTAGTAATACCACTAGTCTCATTAAGTGACAAAATTATGATAAACCAAGGTGAGTCTCGAAGCCTTATATTTTTACTGGCCAGATTATgataaatgcaaagaaataaCCAACTTTATCTTAGTTTTTGGTGGGGCCAATGTTCTTTGCTATTCCTCTTTCTAATCTGTGTCCCTCTTCATATGATGGATTGGTAAGAAGCTCCATGAAATTCCATTTGGCCTTTATTGCTTTATCAGTTCCATCATGTACATGATGGGTCAAATGTGCATGTTCATCAATTTCCACCGTGATATATGTCCTTAGATTGGGTAGCAACCACTATTGATTTTGAGGTTTCATGGTTCCTATTAGGAAATGAACACAAATGCCATtccctgtctcaccctctctaaTCCTGCATTCTTGTAGTCATTCTGGGAGACATTCTGGGTCCCTGGGTTTTACT
The window above is part of the Oryctolagus cuniculus chromosome 11, mOryCun1.1, whole genome shotgun sequence genome. Proteins encoded here:
- the LOC100342029 gene encoding olfactory receptor 9K2-like, producing MGDKGGNNHSEVTDFILVGIRVRPEFHVLLFLLFLVIYGMVLLGNLSMIGIIVTDPRLNTPMYFFLGNLSVIDLSYCTVIVPKAMANILSQKKTISFAGCVAQLFLYALFMVTEAFVLAAMAYDRFIAICNPLLYSVRMSRSVCVQLVAGSYLCGWVSSILQISVTFSMSFCASRVIDHFYCDSNPIEKISCSNIFINKLVSFSLAVLIILPTIVVIVVSYMYIVSTVLKIPSREGRKKAFSTCSSHLGVVSLLYGTVSFVYLTPPNNPELRKVASVCYILFTPMLNPLIYSLRNKDVKDAVRRILWRKKMLV